In the genome of Mesorhizobium sp. NBSH29, the window GAAGCTCAGGTTATCGCGCTCGACAACGTCTCGGTGTCTATCCGCGAAAATGAGTTTTTTACCCTTCTCGGCCCTTCGGGATGCGGCAAGACTACTCTTTTGCGGCTCATTGCAGGCTTTGATTTTCCTGTCCGCGGAGAAATATTGCTCCATGGCGAGGATATTGCTCCCCTTCCTCCGTTCAAGCGGCCGGTCAATACCGTCTTCCAGTCCTACGCCCTCTTCCCGCATATGACGGTGGCAGAAAACATCGGCTTCGGCCTGGAGATGCTCGGCCGTCCCAAAGCGGAGATCTCTTCACGCGTCTCCGAGATGCTCAAGCTCGTACAGATGGAGCCCCTGGCCAAACGTCGCACCAGCCAGATTTCGGGCGGGCAGCAGCAGCGCGTTGCCCTCGCTCGCGCTCTGGCGCCCCAGCCCAAGGTCCTGCTGCTCGACGAGCCGCTTTCGGCGCTAGACTACAAGCTCCGCAAGGAAATGCAGATCGAGCTGAAACGCCTTCAACTTGAAACCGGCATCACCTTCATCTTCGTCACTCACGACCAGGAAGAAGCGCTGACGATGTCGGACCGTATCGCCGTAATGTCGGCTGGCAAGATACTTCAGGTTGGCGCACCCACAGATATTTATGAGCGACCTGCCGACCGCTTCGTTGCCGACTTTATCGGCGAGAGTAATTTTCTGGATGCCACGCTGGTCTCAGTTGATGGTGGCAATGCCCGGGTGAGGCTTTCCACAGGGCGCGAGATCACTGCGAGCCTGCCAGACGACAGCGCACTGGGAAAACCGGTTAGCATTGTGGTTCGTCCCGAACATGCAAGGCTGGTTGCCCAAGGCGATGGGGCGGACTTGACGGGGACGGTCGACAATATCGTCTATCTCGGCACCGACACGCAATTCCACATTGGTCTGCCGGATGGCGGCCGGTTTATCATCCGTCAGCAGAACAGTAAAAACGGCGGCCCCCCGGATGTCGCCCGCGGTGACGCGGTGGGAATTCAGATTTCCGACAAATCCGCTCAGATACTGAAAGATTGATACTTATGGCGAGTGCAGCCGAAACAGCCAAGGCGAGAGAGCGCATCGAACTGCGCAATCGCTGGCTGCTCTCAGCGCCCGCTCTGCTGATTATCCTGGTGGCCGCCTCCGGCCCCCTTTTGATCGTCTTTCTTTATTCCTTCCTGTCGCCCGGTCCTTATGGCGATGTGAAGTGGCAGTTCTCTACCGGTGCCTGGGTGTCAGTGCTTCTGGAGCGCGACATTTTCGATGACACACTGTCGCTTGCCGATGCGCATCTGTCGATCTTCCTGCGCTCGGTCAAGCTGGCTTTCATCACCACGGTTTTTACCTTGGCACTAGGCTTTCCCACCGCCTATTTCATCGCAACGCGGGCGGAGAAGATGCGCGAGGTATGGCTCTTCCTCATCACCATTCCGTTCTGGACAAACCTGCTGATCCGAACTTTTGCGGTGCTGGAGATCATTCGTAACGAAGGCGTGATCAACACACTGATGATAAAACTGGGCATCACCAACAGTCCTGTCCAGATGCTTTTCACCGATTTCGCCATCACCATCGGCATGGTCTACGTGTACCTGCCGCTAATGGTGCTACCGCTTTTCGCCAGCATGGAAAAGCTCGATTTCCGACTCATTGAGGCCGGCTACGATCTCTACGCAACCCGCTTCAAGGTTTTGCGGAGCATCATTTTTCCGCTGGTCAAGCCGGGCGTCATTGCTGGCTCCATCCTGGTCTTCATCCCGGCTCTAGGTGCTTTTGTCACGCCCTCGGTGCTGGGCGGCGGCAAGAATTTGATGCTAGGCAATCTGATCGAGCTTCAATTCGGGCAGGGTCGCAACTGGCCGTTGGGTGCGGCACTCTCCATAACTCTGATGGCCATCGTCATGGTGGCGCTGCTTGCCTATGTGCGTAATGCAGGCTCCTCGGAGGTGCGCCATGGCTAAGCCATTTTCCGTTGAACGCCAGACCGGCTTCACCACCATCGCTGTGATCTGTTTTGTGGCGCTCTACGCGCCGATTGTCATCCTGGTCATCTATGCATTCAATGCCGGCGATTCGATTGCCTTGTGGGAGGGGTTCTCACTGCGTTGGTTCGCCAGCGCTGCGAAGAATGCGCAGGTGATGGAAGCATCATTGCGCTCGCTGCAAATCGCTTCTGCAGCGGCCATCCTGGCCACCACTGCTGCCACCATGGCAGCGCTCGCCACAACGCGAACGGCGCCCTATCGCGGATTGACGTTCAAATACGCCTTCATCAATCAGCCGCTAATGGTGCCTGAAATTGTGACCGCAGTGGCGCTTCTGATCTTCTTTTCACGGATCAAGGTTGCCACCGGCTATTCGGGTTTAGGTTATCTCATCACCGCGCACACGGCCTTCTGCATTCCTTTCGCTTACCTGCCCATTCGGGCACGGCTTGAAGGAATGGACCTGACGCTAGAGCGTGCTGCTGCCGACCTCTACGCTACGCCGTGGCAAACCTTTCGACGCATTACCCTGCCGCTTTTATGGCCGGGCATCCTGGCCGGGCTGATGCTCGCCTTCGTCATTTCGCTCGACGATGTCGTCATCACCAACTTCGTCAAATCGGGTGGGCAGGACACGCTGCCAACCTACATGCTCGGCCAACTCCGACGGGCGATCACGCCCGAAATGAACGCGATCTCGACCGTCTTTCTTCTGCTGTCGGTTGCCATCGTGACGCTGTTTTTCTTCATCAGCAGAAAACGCGACTGAACAGGGAGCAATTAGCATGAGACGGACACTGACTGCGACAGCCGCCGGCCTCGCAATGCTGGCATCGGCCAACATTGCAAGCGCCGAAGGCGTGCTGAATATCTACAATTGGGGTAACTACACCAGTCCCGAAATGATCAAAAAATTCGAGGATGAGTTCAAAGTAAAAGTGACCATCACCGATTATGATTCTAATGACACAGCACTGGCTAAAGTGCGTCAGGGCGGCCACGGATTTGATATCGTTGTGCCCTCGCAGAACTATGTGGCTATCTGGATTTCGGAAGGCCTGTTGCTCGAAACGCGGCCCGACCAGATGGAAAACTTCAAGAACGTCGCCGAAGAATGGAAGGGTACGGAGTTCGATCCCGGTCGCCACTACACCGTGCCATGGGCCATGGGTACCGTTGGCGTGGTGGTCAACACCGATGTCTACAAGGGTGACATCAACACCTGGGGCATCATTTTCGATACGCCAGACGAATTGAAAGGCAAGGTCAATGTCGTTCCCGAGATGAACGACGTCATTGACGCCGCTGTGCTCTACAATGGCGGAAAGAAGTGCACTGGCGACAAGGAGATCCTGAAAAAAGTGCGCGATACCCTCGTCGCGGCCAAGCCAAATTGGGTTGCCATGGAATATGGCACCATTGAAAAGATGCTGGCCGGTGATTTTTCGGCGGGTAGCGACTGGAATGGTTCTGCCCTGCGCCAGAGGTTGAAGAACCCTGCCATACACTTCGGCTATCCCAAGGAAGGCTTCGTCAACTGGAGCGACAATGTCGGCGTGATCAAGGATGCCAAGAATGTCGAGAACGCCAAGCTCTTCCAGAACTTCATGATGGACCCGAAGAACGCAGCTATGAACTCTGCCTTCCACCGCTATGCGAACGGCATTGCCGGTTCGGATGAATTCATGCCCGAAGACATGAAGGACGCGCCGGAGGTCAATGTCCCGGAAGAATTCAAAGCAGTCGGCGTTCCCTCACAGACCTGCGCGCCGGAAGTGCAAGAGATCTACACACGCATCTGGACTGAGCTGCAGAAGTGAAAGCGGTCCCGCGCGGCCTTGCAGGGCCGTGCGGACTCCCCCGTATGGCAAACGGTAGCAGAACATGACAATTCTAGTTTAGAATAGTTCCAAGGTATTGATTTAATATAGGTTTTCCCAGGAGGTCCATTGACTCACGCCTCTAAAGGCGTTTTTATGGACCGGTGCCCTTAAGGCACATCCCTTTGATGTCTGGGCCTTGAACCCGTTTGATTGAAGGACATGATGTCTGGTTGTGCGCGTAGGCGCGCAGCAAGCGCCCCTCCGGGCCTTCATCTGTTCGAACGCAACAAGTCCAAGCCTTTTTTCACGGGGGCGCACCGCTGGTCGGGGCCGCCACAAAAGCACATGGCGCATCAGAAGCGCGCCTGAGGAGACTTGTTGATGCCGTTCCCGCTTACCCGAAATCCCGCGCGCATGTTGGCAATCGCAGCAACAGCTGCGCTGACAGCCGCAGCATTCATATTGCCGGCTCGCGCCGAAATGGACCTCAACGCCATCGTTGCTAATTATGTCGATATCGGTGCCGCCACTTATGAAGACGCGCTGAACACAGCAAAAGTGCTCGACGGTGCGATTGACGCGATGATCGCCGCCCCATCTGAAGCCGCACTTATTGAGGCTCGTGAGGCTTGGAAAGCTGCGCGAGTGCCCTACCTGCAGTCCGAGGTGTTTCGCTTCGGCAATCCCATGGTTGACGACTGGGAGGGCCGCGTGAATTCTTGGCCGCTGGATGAAGGCCTGATCGACTATGTAGACGCTGGGTATGGCAACGAATCCGACGAGAATACGCTTTACACAGCCAATATCATTGCCAATTCTTCGATCGAGATCAACGGCGCGACGGTCGATGCTTCGGTTATCACCCCTGGGTTCATTTCCAAAACGCTGCAGGAAGCCGGCGGCATCGAGGCCAATGTTGCGTCCGGCTATCACGCCATCGAATTCCTGCTTTGGGGTCAGGATTTGAACGGCAACGGCCCCGGCGCCGGCACCCGGCGCTATACCGATTACGACCGCGAGAAATGCACCGGCGGCAATTGTGACCGTCGCAGCCAGTATCTTGCAGCCGCGTCAGATTTGCTGGTCGCAGATCTACAGGAAATGGCTGACAACTGGGCCACCGATGGCGCCGCGCGCAAGGCGCTTCTGGAACGCGGCGCGAATGCCGGCATCTCAGCCATTCTTACGGGAATGGGCTCGTTGTCTTATGGCGAACTCGCAGGTGAGCGGATGAAGCTTGGCCTTCTCCTGCACGATCCGGAAGAGGAACAAGATTGCTTTTCCGACAACACGCACAACTCGCATCTTTACGACGCTGTCGGCATTCGCAATATCTATCTTGGTCGTTATGCCCGAGTGGATGGAAGAATCGTTGAGGGGCCATCTGTTTCCGCCCTGGTGAAGCAAACAGACGATGCGCTGGACACAGAGCTTTCAGCCAAGCTCGATGCTACGGTGGCCAGGATGGAGGCCGTGAAGGCCCGGGCCGAGGCTGGCGAGGCCTATGACCAGCAGATCGGGGAAGGGAATGCTGAAGGCAACGCCGCCGTACAGGCAGCCATCGATGCCCTGATCGACCAGACCAAATCCATCGAGCGTGTGGTCACCACACTGAAGCTCGGTGAGATCGCCTTTGAGGGGTCCGACAGTCTTGATACACCTGCCAAGATTTTCCAGTAAAACGTCCCAAGCCATGGGTGTCGCACCCGCCAGCAATACCGGTTTCATAATGCTGATTTGCCATTGCAACGTCATCACGGCCAAAGAGATCGAAGAGACAATCATCGACCTGCTCGATGCGGATCCTTGGGTGCTCATCGTGCCAGCAAAAGTGTATCACGCCATGCACAAGCGCGGGCGCTGTTGCGGCTGCTTCCCAAATGTGGTCGAAACGATCATCCGGGTAACAGAAACCTACCACGCGCGATTGCAGGCGCCCGGGGATGTCGTTTCACATCTGGACCGGGTGCGCGCGCTGCGGGTTCAATTCGGGAGCAGACCCCATGAAGGGCGAACCACAAGTCATCGAGCGGCTTAACGAAGCACTGTTCCTTGAGCTCGGCGCGGTCAACCAGTACTGGCTGCATTATCGACTGCTCGAGGATTGGGGCTACATAAAGCTGGCCAACAAGGAACGTGCCGAATCCATTGAGGAAATGCATCACGCCGACAAGATCATCGCGCGCATCATTTTCCTTGAAGGGCACCCGAACCTCCAATCCGTGGGCCCTCTCAGGATTGGCCAGAACGTCAAGGAAGTGCTGGAGTCGGATCTTGCTGGTGAGTATGACGCCCGCACCTCTTACAAGCGCTCACGCGAAATCTGCGACGAAGTCGGTGACTACGTGACGATGAAACTATTCGAAGAACTGCTCCAGGATGAGGAAGGCCATATCGACTTCCTCGAAACTCAGCTCGACCTGTTGTCCTCGCTCGGTGAGGAAAAATACGGCCTGCTCAACGCCGCATCGGCAAACGACGCGGAATAGGACAATGGATGGCGCGCGCGACTGACGAATGGAAGAGCGCGCGCCGGCATGCCCTTTTTTTGAACGGCCACCCTGTCCGGGTGGTGTTTGCTGCGGTCATGCTGGTTGCGGTCACTGCGCCAACCCTTCACGCAAATGACGCGGCAGCAGTTATCCACGCCACACGACAGGACCTGACGGATGTGGAAATGTCGCGGGTTGAGGCGATCACCCGCGCGACAGACGACTTCTCAAAGGCAGAGCCCTTTGAAGACCTGCCAGCCGGCGCTGCGACATCGCGCAAGCGGCCGAACCGCGATGCCTTTTCACGATCCTCGGCAAATCTCACTTTTGAAGAGGAAGGCAAGTTCAAACTCGGCAACGGGCTGTTTCGCAAGTTGTGGGTGTCGTCACCCTCATCCACGCAAGCCTCCGACGGGCTCGGCCCATTGTTCAATGCCCGCGCCTGTCAGAGCTGCCATCTGAAGGATGGCCGCGGCCACCCGCCGGAGGGAAATTCCGACGCCACCTCCATGTTCCTGCGTCTGGCCAGGCAGGCTGAAACCGAAGAGGAGCGTCAGGCTATTGCCGACCACAAAGTCCTTAATTTCCCTGATTACGTCTATGGCGGCCAATTGCAAGATCTGGCGGTGCCGGGCCTGGTAGCCGAAGGCAAAATGTCAATTTCCTATGAGGACATACCTGTCACGCTCGGCGACGGAACGCAATTTTCGCTGCGCAGCCCCAGCTACTCCGCAGTCGACCTGGCACAGGGGCCGCTCGCGCCCGGCACGACGCTCTCGGCTCGCGTTACCCCCCAAATGATCGGGGTCGGGCTCGTCGAACAGATCCACCCCGCCGACATCCTGGCCCGTTCCGACCCGGATGACCGCGACGGCGACGGCATTTCCGGCAAGGCGGCGTTTATCCGCGATCCTGTATCGGGCCAACTGGCGCTTGGCCGTTTTGGTTGGAAGGCATCCGCCGCCTCGATCCGCCAGCAGACAGCCGAAGCCTTTGCCGGCGATATAGGCATCTCCACGCCGGAAGTACCAAAACATTGGGGCGACTGCACGCCCGCACAGGTCGACTGTCTCGCGCTCCCCAATGGCGTTCAGGATCGGTTGGGTGGCGTAGAAGCTCCCGATCCAATCATGGATCTGGTCACCTTCTATTCGCAAAACCTTGCCGTGCCGGCCCGCCGGGGTGCCGGTTCGCAGGATGTTCTCGCGGGCAAGAAAGTGTTTTACGATCTCGGCTGCGCGTCCTGCCACACGCCAAAGTATGTCACCCGGCGCGATGCGCCCAACGCAGCGCATGCCTTCCAGCTCATCTGGCCATATTCCGACTTCCTGCTGCACGACATGGGGAGTGGGCTGGCAGATGGCCAACAGGTGGGCGACGCCGATGGCAGTGAATGGCGCACTCCGCCGCTGTGGGGCATAGGGCTCACAGAACAGGTCAGCGGCCATACCTTTTTTCTACATGACGGCCGCGCCCGCAACCTCACCGAAGCCATCCTTTGGCATGGTGGTGAGGCGCAAAAAGCCCGCGCCGGATTTGCAGCACTGCCCACAAAAGAGCGCAATGCGCTGATCGCCTTCCTGGAGTCGCTTTAGATGGTCTTTCAACGCTTGGCCGCTGCCATATTGTTTGCGCTGCCTTTCCTTGTCCCCTCAGCCGGGGCGTCCGAGGTCGACACGAAGGCAGTCGTCACGCAGGCGATCGACGGGTTCATTCGCCCAGCCTACAGCGATTTTCATGCCTCGACAGAAGCGCTTGATATGGCGATGGGTGCGCTTTGCCGTACCCCATCCAACGCATCCCTTGGAGAAGCGCGTCAGGAATTCTCTAGGGCCGCGCTGCACTGGTCGCGAGTCGAACTGGTCCGCTTCGGGCCGGTCACCGTGGAGAACCGACTGGAGCGCATCCTGTTTTGGCCCGATCGCAAGGGCACGGGCCTCAGGCAGGTGCAAGCGGCGCTCGCGGCCCGCGATGCCACGGCCACGGATCCCGCACAACTGGCGCAAAAGAGCGTTGCGATGCAGGGGTTGGGCGCGCTGGAATTCATCCTTTTTGGAGCCGATGCCGACACGCTGGCCGAGACGGGCGCAGAAGGCTATCGTTGTGCCTACGGGCACGCCGTCGCAGGCAATCTCCAATCCATCGCCGGTGCAGTGGCCGCTGAATGGCAAGAACCGAGCGGTTTTGCCGGCATTTGGACCAACTTTGGCCCGGAAAACCCGCTCTACCGCACCGGCGACGAGGCGCTTACCGAGTTTTTGGAAATTTTCATCAACGGGCTAGAGCTTCTCCGCGATCAGCGGCTCGGTGCCTTCCTGGCCGATGAGCCGCAGGGCGACCGGCCCAAGCAGGCGCTTTACTGGCGTTCGCAGAACACCGGGCCGATGCTGGCCGGCATGATGGGCGGTCTGAAGAGCCTTTTCGACGCATCAGGCATCGAACTGGCTCTGCCCGATACCGCCAGCTGGATAGCCAGTTCTGCCGAATTCGAGCTCAACAATGGCATGTCCGCGGCGAGTTCCGTCACAGGCCCGATCGACAAGGCACTTGCCGATGAGGCTATCCGAGGGAAGCTCGTTTATTATGGGGTGGTGACATCCAGTCTCTCGGAAATTTTTGGCATGCGGCTGACCGGGGAGCTTGACCTCACCGCCGGCTTTTCCTCGCTCGATGGAGATTAGCGATGCTTATCAGCCGGCGCGCATTCCTGCGGGCAGCAGGTGCGGGCTTTACCGCCATGCTTTCGCCGTCAGCGCTGGGCGCTGTAGAGGCGGCGGATGCAGTTTACGCCACCGCCTTTCAGCGCCGCGACGGAACCTATGGAGTTGGCATCCTGTCAGAAGACCGTCAGCTTCTGTTCACGGCACCACTGCCGGACCGTGGCCATGACGTCACCTTTGATCCCGTCTCGCGCCGCGCGGTGGTGTTTGCCCGCCGGCCCGGCACCTTTGCCGTAGTGTTCGATCACGTCAGTGAGAGAGCGCCGCTGACCATCACAAGCGTTGAAGGCCGCCACTTTTTTGGCCATGGCGTATTTTCGCCCGATGGCAAGCTGCTCTACGCAACCGAAAACGATTTCGACAACGCCGCCGGGATGATCGGTGTTTATGACGCAACACAGAAATTTACCCGTGTCGGTGAGTTCCCGACCCATGGCATGGACCCGCACGATCTGCTGCTGATGGCGGACGGCAAGACTCTTGCCATTGCCAATGGCGGCATCGAGACCCATCCCGACTTTGGCCGCGCCAAACTCAACCTCGCCACCATGCAGCCCTCGCTGGTCTTCCTTGATCGCGAGCACGGCTCGCTCGTCGAGCGGCATGTCTTACCCACCAGGCTGCATCAGCTTTCGATCCGCCATATGGATGTTGACGGCGCGGGCATCGTCTGGTTTGGCTGTCAGTATGAAGGTCCAGCCAGCGACTTCCCGCCGCTTGTCGGCCGTGCCGCGCCGGGCGCGGAGTTTAGCCTCATCGACATGCCTCAGGATGCGCTTTCCAGCTTACGCAACTATGTCGGTTCCGTCACCACAAACCGGGAGGCCGGCACCGTTGCGGTGACCTCTCCGCAAGGCAACAGGCTTGCTATTATCGACGCCGCCACCGGCACGATGCGCGCCACCCAGAGCCTAACCGAAGTCTGCGGCATCGCGCCGAAGGGCGATAGCTTCCTTGCCACTTCAGGCACCGGCACTATTCTCGATGCGGCGGGCCAAAGGACCGTGATGGACGATTATGTCTGGGACAACCATTTGCTACGCATCACCCAACCCCCCGCCTAAAGCAGGCCGGGCTAAACAATTCGACAGTCCGCCATGCCGCTGCTAGAAGCCGCGCGACCAGAATGGATTTTTCGACATTGACTGACGACCTTGAAAAAGCGGTTTCGCGCCGCCGCACCTTTGCAATCATCGCCCACCCTGATGCCGGCAAGACCACGCTGACTGAAAAGCTTCTGCTTTTTGGTGGTGCCATCCAGCTTGCGGGTGAAGTGAAGGCCAAAAGAGACCGTATCCAGACGCGCTCCGACTGGATGAAGATCGAGCGCGAGCGCGGCATTTCCGTCGTCACCTCGGTGATGACCTTCGAATATGAGGACAATGTCTACAATCTGCTCGACACGCCGGGCCATGAAGATTTTGCCGACGACACCTACCGCACGCTGTCGGCTGTCGACAGCGCGGTCATGGTCATCGACGCGGCCAAGGGCATTGAGCCACGCACGCTAAAACTTTTCGAAGTGTGCCGTTTGCGCGATATTCCGATCGTCACCTTCATCAATAAAATGGATCGTGAAAGCCGCGATCCTTTTGAAATACTAGATGAAATCGAGCAAAAGCTGGCGTTGGATACGGCGCCCATCACTTGGCCAATTGGCCGCGGCAAGACATTTTCTGGCACCTATCATCTGCAGCAAAATGCAGTCCGCCACGGCGATGCCGAAAAAGAACGCACCCCGGTTGATGGTCCTGAAAGCGCTCTGGCAGCCGGCATGTTGCCCGAGAATGAGCGCGAAGCCTTTATCGAAGAACTCAGCCTTGCCCGCGAAGCCTGTCGTCCATTTGATCGGGAAGCGTTTCGCGAAGGCCATCTCACGCCGGTCTATTTCGGCTCGGCGCTGCGCAATTACGGTGTGCGCGATCTGATTGAAGCGCTCGGCGCTTTCGCCCCGCCGCCCCGCGCCCAGGAAGCAGATACCCGCCGCGTCGAGGCCACAGAAGAGAAGATGACCTCCTTTGTGTTCAAGATTCAGGCCAATATGGACCCAAATCACCGCGATCGCATCGCTTTCGTGCGCGTTTGCTCCGGTACGCTTCAGCGCGGCATGAAGGCCAAGCTGGTCCGCACCGGCAAGCCAATGAGCCTGTCTGCACCGCAATTCTTCTTCGCCCGCTCGCGCATCACCGCCGATGAGGCTTTTGCAGGTGATGTGGTGGGTATTCCAAATCACGGCACACTGCGCATCGGCGACACGCTGACCGAGGGCGAAGAGATACTCTTCCGCGGAGTTCCCAACTTTGCCCCCGAAATCCTGCGCCGCGTGCGTCTTGGCGATGCCATGAAGGCCAAGAAACTCAAGGAAGCGCTTCACCAGATGGCCGAAGAAGGCGTGGTTCAGCTGTTCTCACCAGAAGACGGCTCGCCTGCAATCGTCGGTGTAGTCGGCGCGCTTCAGCTCGATGTTTTGAAAGAACGTCTGTCTGCCGAATACACGCTGCCGGTCGAATTCGAGATGGCACGCTTTTCGATATGCCGCTGGATGGAAGCAGATGATCCAGCCGAGATCGACCGCTTCATCGAAGCCCATCGCGGTGATATTGCCCGAGATCTGGATGATGATCCGGTGTTCCTGGCGCAGCATGAGTTTTCGCTCAATTATGAGGCCGAGCGCTGGAAAGCCGTGCGCTTCAAGACCATCAAAGACTACCAGGTGCGAGACGCGGCCTGAGTTCTGGCGGAATTACATTCCACAAATAAGCGAGACAGGGAGACACGATTATGAGCCTTCGCATCAATCAGCTTGCGCCGGATTTCACAGCAGAGACCACACACGGCCAGAAGAACTTTTACGACTTCATTGGCGATGGCTGGGCCGTGCTTTTCTCACACCCCAAGAATTTCACTCCCGTTTGCACAACCGAACTCGGCGCAATGGCCGGTCTTGAGGGTGAATTTGACAAGCGCAATGTCAAGATTATCGGCATTTCGGTGGATGCGGTCGAAGACCATCACCGCTGGAAAGCGGATATAGAAAAGGCGACCGGTCACAAGGTGGATTATCCGCTGATCGCCGATAATGATCTGGCCGTTGCCAAGCTCTATGACATGCTGCCCGAAGATGCTGGCGACAGCGCTGCCGGCCGCACGCCCGCCGATAATGCGACAGTGCGTTCAGTTTACGTCATTGGCCCGGACAAGAAAATCAAGCTGATCCTTACCTATCCGATGACAACAGGCCGCAATTTCAATGAGATATTGCGCGCCATCGATTCCATCCAGCTTACGGCAAAGCATCAGGTGGCAACACCTGCCAACTGGCAGCAGGGCGAAGATGTGATCATCACCGCCGCCGTATCAAATGAAGACGCGATCACCCGCTTTGGTGCGTTTGAGACGATCCTGCCCTATCTGCGCAAGACCAAGCAGCCTGCGAATTAGTCCATCAACGGAGGGCGCGTTCCAGAAGGAGCAGGTCCTCGTCCTTGAGTTGGCTGCGCGTATATTCAACAAAGCCCAGCTTCGCCGCAACACGCAGCGATGAATGGTTTTCTGGGTTGATTAGGCACACAGCCCGTTTATGAGGCAGGCTTCTTTGGGCCCAATCCAGCGCGGCGTCCATCGCTTCCACAGCAATGCCGCGCCCGCGCACCGACGGGTGCAAAACCCAGCCAGCCTCGGGAAAACCCTCGATGGAAGGCTGAAGGTCGCGTTTCATATCTAGAAATCCGATATCTCCGAGATAGAGGCCGCTTTCCTTCTCGGTCACAGCCCAATATCCAAATCCGAGCATGGGCCATAAACCGGTGTAGCGCAGCAGGCGCTGCCAGCTTTCATTGCGCGTCGAGGGTTTGCCCGTCGTGAAGCGCGCTGTGGTCTCGTCACCCCAAAGTGCTGCAATAGCATCGAAATCGCTTGCCAGATGGCCGCGCAGGATCAGCCGTTGCGTTTCAAGAACAGGTGGCGAAAGGATCATTGAGGGGCTCGCGCAAAAAGCAAAAGGGGCTAAACGCTGATCGTCTTCAATCGCTCTGCAACCAGCAACGCAAGACGTGCAGCAACGGCTTCCTTGGGCATTCTAGGCCATTCATCGGTACCCGTGCGGGAGATGATTGATACCATATTATCATCCCCACCCATCGCACCACCTTGATGGCTTACATCATTGGCAACGATGAGATCCGCGCCCTTTTTCTTTAGCTTGGCTTTAGCATTGTCAATCATGTTCTGGGTCTCTGCCGCAAAGCCAATCACCAGATAGGGGCGGTTTTTGTGGTGCCCAACACCTGCGAGTATGTCAGGGTTTTCCACCATCTGAATGGCTGGCGCGCCAGCACCTGCAACTTTTTTTATCTTCTCGTCGGCAGAATCAGCGCTGCGCCAGTCGGCAACGGCTGCGACGAAAATTGCGGCATCGGCTGGCAACAGCGCATGCACTTGCGCTTCCATTTCGCGCGCGGTCTGCACATGATTTGTGGAAACGCCGTCAGGATCATCCAGATCGACCGGACCAGATACCAACTGTACATCTGCACCAAGCCTGGCCAGCGCAGCGGCGATAGCATGGCCCTGCTTGCCTGAGGATCTGTTGGCAATATAGCGCACTGGATCAATAGGCTCATGGGTCGGCCCAGAAGTAATAATGATGCGCTTGCCGGCAAGCGGTTTGGGTGCTGTATCGACAAGAC includes:
- a CDS encoding di-heme oxidoreductase family protein, with translation MNGHPVRVVFAAVMLVAVTAPTLHANDAAAVIHATRQDLTDVEMSRVEAITRATDDFSKAEPFEDLPAGAATSRKRPNRDAFSRSSANLTFEEEGKFKLGNGLFRKLWVSSPSSTQASDGLGPLFNARACQSCHLKDGRGHPPEGNSDATSMFLRLARQAETEEERQAIADHKVLNFPDYVYGGQLQDLAVPGLVAEGKMSISYEDIPVTLGDGTQFSLRSPSYSAVDLAQGPLAPGTTLSARVTPQMIGVGLVEQIHPADILARSDPDDRDGDGISGKAAFIRDPVSGQLALGRFGWKASAASIRQQTAEAFAGDIGISTPEVPKHWGDCTPAQVDCLALPNGVQDRLGGVEAPDPIMDLVTFYSQNLAVPARRGAGSQDVLAGKKVFYDLGCASCHTPKYVTRRDAPNAAHAFQLIWPYSDFLLHDMGSGLADGQQVGDADGSEWRTPPLWGIGLTEQVSGHTFFLHDGRARNLTEAILWHGGEAQKARAGFAALPTKERNALIAFLESL
- a CDS encoding imelysin family protein; this encodes MVFQRLAAAILFALPFLVPSAGASEVDTKAVVTQAIDGFIRPAYSDFHASTEALDMAMGALCRTPSNASLGEARQEFSRAALHWSRVELVRFGPVTVENRLERILFWPDRKGTGLRQVQAALAARDATATDPAQLAQKSVAMQGLGALEFILFGADADTLAETGAEGYRCAYGHAVAGNLQSIAGAVAAEWQEPSGFAGIWTNFGPENPLYRTGDEALTEFLEIFINGLELLRDQRLGAFLADEPQGDRPKQALYWRSQNTGPMLAGMMGGLKSLFDASGIELALPDTASWIASSAEFELNNGMSAASSVTGPIDKALADEAIRGKLVYYGVVTSSLSEIFGMRLTGELDLTAGFSSLDGD
- a CDS encoding DUF1513 domain-containing protein, which encodes MLISRRAFLRAAGAGFTAMLSPSALGAVEAADAVYATAFQRRDGTYGVGILSEDRQLLFTAPLPDRGHDVTFDPVSRRAVVFARRPGTFAVVFDHVSERAPLTITSVEGRHFFGHGVFSPDGKLLYATENDFDNAAGMIGVYDATQKFTRVGEFPTHGMDPHDLLLMADGKTLAIANGGIETHPDFGRAKLNLATMQPSLVFLDREHGSLVERHVLPTRLHQLSIRHMDVDGAGIVWFGCQYEGPASDFPPLVGRAAPGAEFSLIDMPQDALSSLRNYVGSVTTNREAGTVAVTSPQGNRLAIIDAATGTMRATQSLTEVCGIAPKGDSFLATSGTGTILDAAGQRTVMDDYVWDNHLLRITQPPA
- a CDS encoding peptide chain release factor 3, translating into MTDDLEKAVSRRRTFAIIAHPDAGKTTLTEKLLLFGGAIQLAGEVKAKRDRIQTRSDWMKIERERGISVVTSVMTFEYEDNVYNLLDTPGHEDFADDTYRTLSAVDSAVMVIDAAKGIEPRTLKLFEVCRLRDIPIVTFINKMDRESRDPFEILDEIEQKLALDTAPITWPIGRGKTFSGTYHLQQNAVRHGDAEKERTPVDGPESALAAGMLPENEREAFIEELSLAREACRPFDREAFREGHLTPVYFGSALRNYGVRDLIEALGAFAPPPRAQEADTRRVEATEEKMTSFVFKIQANMDPNHRDRIAFVRVCSGTLQRGMKAKLVRTGKPMSLSAPQFFFARSRITADEAFAGDVVGIPNHGTLRIGDTLTEGEEILFRGVPNFAPEILRRVRLGDAMKAKKLKEALHQMAEEGVVQLFSPEDGSPAIVGVVGALQLDVLKERLSAEYTLPVEFEMARFSICRWMEADDPAEIDRFIEAHRGDIARDLDDDPVFLAQHEFSLNYEAERWKAVRFKTIKDYQVRDAA
- a CDS encoding peroxiredoxin, encoding MSLRINQLAPDFTAETTHGQKNFYDFIGDGWAVLFSHPKNFTPVCTTELGAMAGLEGEFDKRNVKIIGISVDAVEDHHRWKADIEKATGHKVDYPLIADNDLAVAKLYDMLPEDAGDSAAGRTPADNATVRSVYVIGPDKKIKLILTYPMTTGRNFNEILRAIDSIQLTAKHQVATPANWQQGEDVIITAAVSNEDAITRFGAFETILPYLRKTKQPAN
- a CDS encoding GNAT family N-acetyltransferase, with the translated sequence MILSPPVLETQRLILRGHLASDFDAIAALWGDETTARFTTGKPSTRNESWQRLLRYTGLWPMLGFGYWAVTEKESGLYLGDIGFLDMKRDLQPSIEGFPEAGWVLHPSVRGRGIAVEAMDAALDWAQRSLPHKRAVCLINPENHSSLRVAAKLGFVEYTRSQLKDEDLLLLERALR